In the Pseudomonadota bacterium genome, CAGCCATTGGGCGGCACGGATTTTTTCAATCAGATAATTCCTGGTCATGGAATTAAAGCCCTTTTGCTGGTCAGCCAAGTCACGGTAATAACGACTTACAGACAGCCGTGGGGTTCTCTCTTCATTAAGAACGATGATCCAGTCGCCATCATGTTTGAAAACATAAACATCCGGGGTGATTGCCTGGGTTGTATTTTGGCTATACTGTCTGCCAGGTTTGGGGTCAATGGTCAAAATATTTCTTATTGCCTCTAGAACCAGTTCTTCGTCAACTTTCAGCAGGTGGGCAATTTTTTTGTAATTCTTGTTCTGTAGCAGGTTGAGATGTTCGTTAATGATTGCGGTATTTAATTCATCATTAATGCCCATATAATTCATCTGGATCAAGATGCATTCCTTAAGATTTCTTGAGGCAATGCCAACTGGATCAAATTTTTGAATTTTGCTGAGAATGTTTTTCACTTCAAGAACCGATACCGCACTTTCCATGGCAATATCTTCAACCACCGTATCCAGGTAACCATCTTCATTGATGTTGTAGATAATAATTTCACCAATATGCTTATCCAGTTTACTCAGCGACGGTGTCATCTGCAGCTGCCAGAGCAAATGATCGGCAAGCGTGGCGTTTTTGGAAAGATTGTAGTCCCACGCCGGCATATCATCATTATCATTATAGTTCGAACGATTGCTTCCGGTGACCCCCCGATTGTCGCAGTATTGGCTCCAGTCCATTTCCCGCAATGCTTCACGGCTTTCCTGTTGTTGATCATGGGCGTCG is a window encoding:
- the rpoN gene encoding RNA polymerase factor sigma-54, giving the protein MAINLSQNLRLTQSQQLVLTPQLQQAIKLLQLNQLELAAMVSQEMEINPVLEETMDPPPEVEEDDDNNPEKTSQQTAETSSTDAHDQQQESREALREMDWSQYCDNRGVTGSNRSNYNDNDDMPAWDYNLSKNATLADHLLWQLQMTPSLSKLDKHIGEIIIYNINEDGYLDTVVEDIAMESAVSVLEVKNILSKIQKFDPVGIASRNLKECILIQMNYMGINDELNTAIINEHLNLLQNKNYKKIAHLLKVDEELVLEAIRNILTIDPKPGRQYSQNTTQAITPDVYVFKHDGDWIIVLNEERTPRLSVSRYYRDLADQQKGFNSMTRNYLIEKIRAAQWLIKSIEQRQKTIKKVMKSILHFQQNFFNHGVHHLHPLILRDVADDIGMHESTVSRVTQNKYAQTPHGIFELKYFFNSSINRGDNDIASESVKQKIIEIIANESPSKPVSDKTIVKALQEKHDITIARRTIAKYRDMLGILSSSRRKKLM